The Opitutus sp. DNA window ATGTCGGGGCGACGCTGCTTGGGGTCGTCCGAGGGCAACGGGCGATGCACGATCTTGGATTTGCCGCCGACCAATTTGAGCGTGAGCTCGGCGAGCTGCAGCATGGTGAACTCACCGGGGTTACCAATATTGATCGGGCCAACCGTTTCGGTCTGGTTCATCAGGCGCACAAAACCCTCGATCAGGTCGTCCACGTAGCAGAAGGAGCGTGTCTGCAGCCCGTCGCCGTAGATCGTGAGATCTTCGCCCTTGAGCGCCTGTACGATGAAATTGGAGACGACGCGGCCGTCGTTCGGGTGCATGCGCGGACCGTAGGTGTTAAAAATACGCACGATGCGGATATCGACCTTGTTCTCGCGGTGGTAGTCGAAGAACAGGGTCTCGGCGACACGTTTACCCTCGTCGTAACAGGAGCGTTTGCCGATCGGGTTAACATTGCCCCAGTAGCTCTCGGGCTGGGGATGAATGGCGGGGTCGCCGTACACCTCGCTGGTGCTGGCCTGAAATACGCGGGCATGCACGCGTTTGGCCAGACCCAGCACGTTAATTGCGCCCATGACCGAGGTCTTGGTCGTCTTGATGGGGTTGAACTGGTAATGCGGCGGCGAGGCTGGGCAGGCCAGGTTGTAGATCTGATCCACCTCGAACTTGAACGGGTCAATGACGTCATGGCGGACCAACTCGAAATCGGGACGGCCGTGGAGATGCGCTATGTTACTTTTGCGACCGGTGAAAAAGTTATCGAGGCAGATGACGTCGTTACCGTCCTTGAGCAGGCGGTCGCAAAGGTGGGAACCCAGAAAGCCGGCGCCGCCGGTGACAAGAATACGCATGATGGGGCGGAGTCGAAGGACTGGCGCATGCGAAGTCGAAACCAAAGTCGACGCGATGCGCCTTCCCGCACAATCGTTTCATCGCGTGGCTAAAAGACCGATTGATACGGAATCGCCGGATTTTTAACCGTGAAGATGGTTTTCGTGGGCCAATCCCTTGGCGCGCCCCACTAAAAAAACTTCCGCGATCCCGTTCAACTGAGACGCGTTTCGACCACAAAGGCCTGCGCCCCCCACAGCTCCCGAATCCGGCTGGTGATTGTGGATACAGGCGCGTGTTCAGGCAAAAACGCGAAGCAGGCGCTGCCGCTGCCACTCATGCAGGGGACGAGGTTAAACTCCGCGCGCAACCGTTCCATCAGCACGGGCAAGGCGATGAACTTGGTGAATGCCGGCACCTCCATGTTATTAAAAAGCAGCGCTTCGGCCGGGGCCTCGGGTAGACCGATCCAAGCCGTAAGCCTTGCCTCGGCTTGGTCTGGCGGCAGGTAGGTCGCCGGCGCGCCCGCTGCCATGCGGCGGTAAGCCCAAACCGTGCTGATGCTGAACATCGGCTTGAATATCAATACGCGCCGTCCGCGCAACCGCTGCGCCGCCTGTGCCGGTAGCGGTTGCACGTTTTCACCGCGCCCGCGCATAACGACTGGGCCACCGGCGAGGAAAAGTGCGCAATCCGAGCCCAGTTGCCCGGCCACAGCCACCAGCTCATCGCGCTTGAGCACGGTGCCGGCGAGCTGGTTCAAGGCCAGCAGCACGCTCGTCGCGTCACTGCTGCCGCCACCGAGGCCCGCACCCATGGGGATGCGTTTTTTTAGCGAGAAATGCGCGCCACCATCCCACTTCGCCGCCAGCGCAAATGCCCGGGCCGCGCGCAAAATCAGGTTAGTCTCATCGATCTCCAGCGACGGATCATCGCACTCCAGGGTAAATCCCGAGGGCCGAGATTCCACCGTGAGGGTGTCGCCAAATTCAAGCGGTGCGGCGACCGAAACGAGGTCGTGAAATCCATCCGCGCGCCGGCCGGTGATGGCGAGGAAGAGGTTAAGTTTCGCAGGACAGGGCAGCTCGATACGCACACCCATCACTAAACCCACCTGCCCCGATGAAGAAAAGCCAATCAGCACTGCGGACGAATTTTCTTTAGATTAACCGCTAAACACGTGCATTAATGGCGCCAATCTCATGCCTTGCGATCTCATCCTCGCCCTCGACGTTCCCACCCGTGAAGAAGCTGCCCCGCTGCTCCGCCAACTGCGCGGTGAATTGCGGTGGGTAAAAATCGGCCTGCAAATGTTCACCGCCTACGGCCCTGATTACGTCAAGGCAGTGGCCGACGAGGGGTTCAACATCTTCCTCGATCTCAAGCTGCACGACATCCCCAACACCGTTGCCAAGGCCGTCGAATCCCTCGCCCCCCTGCCGATCGGAATGTTGACGCTGCACGCCGGCGGTGGGCGCGAGATGATGAGTTTCGCCCGCAAGGCCCAGCTCCAAACCAAACCCGAGTTACTCCTGCTCGGCGTCACCGTGCTGACCTCGATGGATGCCAGCGGCCTGGCCGAACTGGGCATTAACGTCAGCCCCGAGGCTCAAGTTGCCCGCTTGGGGCAACTCGCCGCGACGGCCGGCCTCACCGGGTTGGTTTGCTCGCCGCTGGAAGTCGGCCTGTTGCGCTCGCAACTTCCCGCCGGCGTGCAACTCGTCACCCCCGGCATCCGCCCCGCCGGTGAAGCGGGCGGCGACGATCAAAAACGCATCATGACCCCGGCCGATGCGGCACGTGCGGGCTCCAGCTACATCGTAGTTGGCCGCCCCATTCTCAAAGCCAAGGATCCGGTTGCGGCCACCCGCGCCATCTTGGCCGAACTCGCGTCCGCCTGAACCGCCAAGTCGTCACCCCAAACGTCCGTCTAAACCGCTTAAAAAAATGCCTCGCACCGCCGCCATTCTCCTCGCCGCTGGTAGCGGTCAACGCATGAACGGAGCCGTCGAGGACAAGATCCTCGCTCCCCTCGGCGGACGCCCGCTGTTCGTCCACTCCGCCACCACCTTTGCCGAGAGTGGTGTGTCCGATTTCTACGTCATCGTTTACCGCGATCAGAAGCAGATGATGGAGTTGTCCGCCTACGCGCCCACCCCCGCCCTCTTCGTGCCCGGCGGCGTAGAACGCCAAGACTCGGTCGCTGCGGCGCTTGCCGCGCTGCCACCCGACATCAGCAAGGTTTTTATCCACGATTGCGCGCGCCCCTTTGTGACCGTCGATCAACTCATCGCGTTGCACAAAATCGTGCTGCGTGAAGACGCGGTCGTACTCGCTCATCGCGTCACCGACTCGATTAAAGAGCACCGTGTCGACGGCCACCTCAAGTCGCTCGACCGCGACAAACTCTGGGCGATGGAAACCCCGCAGGTTTTCGACCGTGATCTGATCGTCGAAGCCTACGCCAAGGTCGCCAAGAAAGGGCTACACATCACCGACGACGCCGCCGCCGTCGAACTGCTCAAGCACCCGATCGCGATCCTCGAAAACCCACTCCCCAACCCCAAACTCACCACTCCGGCTGATCTGCCCTGGTTCGAGTATCTGCTCACCCAGCAGACCGCCTAAAAGCTTGGCGTTTGGCCCTTGGGTGCACGGATTATTATGAATTTACGAATCGGTCACGGCTACGACATCCATCGCATCGTCAGCGGGCGGCCGATGATCCTCGGCGGGGTGCATTTCCCCGAGTGCCCCGTGGGCCTGGACGGCCACTCCGACGCCGACTGCCTGACCCACGCGATTTGCGACGCGCTGCTCGGCGCCGCCGCCTTGCCCGACATCGGCCATTTTTTCCCCAACACCGATCCGGCCTACAAAAACATCGACTCGCAGGTCCTGCTCCAACGCGTAACCGCCGAGTTGCGCACACGCGGCTGGCAAATCGTTAACCTCGATGCCTCGCTCATCGCGGAACTCCCGAAGATCTACCCCCGCCTCGCCGAAATGAAGGCGGCCCTCGCCCATTCGACCGGCCTGGACGTCTCGCAGATCGGCCTGAAGGCCACGACCAACGAGGGTGTTGATCAAATCGGCCAAGGGCTCGCCATCGCAGCCCACGCCGTCGCGCTAATTTCCAAGTCATGATCGCCGCCGCCACCGAAACCACAAAAGCCCACAAAAACATGCCCGCTCGCAGATCCGTAGCTTTGTGCCTCTTGGTGCTTTTGGTGGCCATCCCGTTTGGCCTCACCGGCTGCTCGAAACGCGAAACCGCCGTCGAGCGTGGCAACCGGGAACAAACGCTCCTTCGCGGCATGGGCCCCGAACCGGCTGACCTCGACCCCCACCTCGCGACCACCGCCAACGATTACACCGTGCTTTCCGCCCTGTTTGAGGGACTGGTCGCCGAAGACCCGCAGACCCTCGCCCCCGTGCCCGGAGTCGCCGAACGCTGGGAGTTATCCCCAGACGGACTCACCTACACCTTTCACCTCCGCGCCGACGCCCATTGGTCCAACGGCGAGCCTGTCACCGCGCGCGACTTCCTGGCCTCGTGGCAACGCGTGCTCACCCCCTCGCTGGCTGCCGACAACGCGAGCCTGCTCTACATCGTCCAAAACGCCGAAGCCTTCCACAAGGGCGCGCTCACCGACTTCACCAAGGTCGGTTTTTCCGCGCCGGACGCCCGCACCGTGCGCATCAGCCTGGAGCACCCCGCCTCGTATTTTCTATCCCTTTTACAACACTGGGTCTGGTGGCCCGTGCACCTGCCCACCCTCCACAAATCAGGGGATCCCTATGTGCGTGGCAACCCCTGGGCCCGGCCCGACACCTTTGTTGGCAACGGCCCCTTCACACTCAAGGAATGGCGCACCGGCCAGCACATCGAGGTGGTCAAGTCCCTCACCTACTGGGACCGCTCGATCGTGCAGTTAAAAGCGATCCGCTTCCTGCCGATCGAGGACCTCAACGCCGAAGAGCGTGCATTCCGCTCCGGCCAGCTCCACCTCACCGAGGCGCTCCCGCTCGCGAAAGTCGCTGCCTACCGCGCCGATCACCCCGAGCTGCTGCGCATC harbors:
- a CDS encoding SDR family oxidoreductase, which produces MRILVTGGAGFLGSHLCDRLLKDGNDVICLDNFFTGRKSNIAHLHGRPDFELVRHDVIDPFKFEVDQIYNLACPASPPHYQFNPIKTTKTSVMGAINVLGLAKRVHARVFQASTSEVYGDPAIHPQPESYWGNVNPIGKRSCYDEGKRVAETLFFDYHRENKVDIRIVRIFNTYGPRMHPNDGRVVSNFIVQALKGEDLTIYGDGLQTRSFCYVDDLIEGFVRLMNQTETVGPINIGNPGEFTMLQLAELTLKLVGGKSKIVHRPLPSDDPKQRRPDITLAQKYLNNWAPTVQLEEGLQRTIAYFKTQV
- the ispE gene encoding 4-(cytidine 5'-diphospho)-2-C-methyl-D-erythritol kinase, whose amino-acid sequence is MGVRIELPCPAKLNLFLAITGRRADGFHDLVSVAAPLEFGDTLTVESRPSGFTLECDDPSLEIDETNLILRAARAFALAAKWDGGAHFSLKKRIPMGAGLGGGSSDATSVLLALNQLAGTVLKRDELVAVAGQLGSDCALFLAGGPVVMRGRGENVQPLPAQAAQRLRGRRVLIFKPMFSISTVWAYRRMAAGAPATYLPPDQAEARLTAWIGLPEAPAEALLFNNMEVPAFTKFIALPVLMERLRAEFNLVPCMSGSGSACFAFLPEHAPVSTITSRIRELWGAQAFVVETRLS
- the pyrF gene encoding orotidine-5'-phosphate decarboxylase; this translates as MPCDLILALDVPTREEAAPLLRQLRGELRWVKIGLQMFTAYGPDYVKAVADEGFNIFLDLKLHDIPNTVAKAVESLAPLPIGMLTLHAGGGREMMSFARKAQLQTKPELLLLGVTVLTSMDASGLAELGINVSPEAQVARLGQLAATAGLTGLVCSPLEVGLLRSQLPAGVQLVTPGIRPAGEAGGDDQKRIMTPADAARAGSSYIVVGRPILKAKDPVAATRAILAELASA
- a CDS encoding 2-C-methyl-D-erythritol 4-phosphate cytidylyltransferase translates to MPRTAAILLAAGSGQRMNGAVEDKILAPLGGRPLFVHSATTFAESGVSDFYVIVYRDQKQMMELSAYAPTPALFVPGGVERQDSVAAALAALPPDISKVFIHDCARPFVTVDQLIALHKIVLREDAVVLAHRVTDSIKEHRVDGHLKSLDRDKLWAMETPQVFDRDLIVEAYAKVAKKGLHITDDAAAVELLKHPIAILENPLPNPKLTTPADLPWFEYLLTQQTA
- a CDS encoding 2-C-methyl-D-erythritol 2,4-cyclodiphosphate synthase, whose protein sequence is MNLRIGHGYDIHRIVSGRPMILGGVHFPECPVGLDGHSDADCLTHAICDALLGAAALPDIGHFFPNTDPAYKNIDSQVLLQRVTAELRTRGWQIVNLDASLIAELPKIYPRLAEMKAALAHSTGLDVSQIGLKATTNEGVDQIGQGLAIAAHAVALISKS
- a CDS encoding peptide ABC transporter substrate-binding protein → MPARRSVALCLLVLLVAIPFGLTGCSKRETAVERGNREQTLLRGMGPEPADLDPHLATTANDYTVLSALFEGLVAEDPQTLAPVPGVAERWELSPDGLTYTFHLRADAHWSNGEPVTARDFLASWQRVLTPSLAADNASLLYIVQNAEAFHKGALTDFTKVGFSAPDARTVRISLEHPASYFLSLLQHWVWWPVHLPTLHKSGDPYVRGNPWARPDTFVGNGPFTLKEWRTGQHIEVVKSLTYWDRSIVQLKAIRFLPIEDLNAEERAFRSGQLHLTEALPLAKVAAYRADHPELLRIDPYLGTYYYTLNTNRPFLNEVKIRRALALAVDRAGIAEKILCGGQTPAYAFTPPGTAGYTAAARFSTDYDEARRLLTEAGYPGGKGAPILELLLNTSDNHRIIAEAVQAGWRRELGLEVRLLNMEGKSVLAARRAGDFQILRSSWIGDYSDPATFLSVWTSDSGNNSSGWRKPAYDQLLFQAARTADTEARHDLFQQAEALLVADAPFIPLYTYTHVFLKNPAVKGWHSTLLDHHPYKHVSLEAAPSSSTAPQGNN